The Mesorhizobium koreense genome includes a window with the following:
- the pbpC gene encoding penicillin-binding protein 1C produces the protein MTRSLKYILFALSLAVLLCIGAWFGLVALDRAYPPPLAEAGLVSTEVVDRNGDLLRAFATPEGRWRLATHIEDVDPKLIKMLIAYEDHRFYSHHGVDIAALFRAAGQWVLNGHIVSGGSTLSMQLARLIEPRDERSVWAKLVQIVRALQIERRLTKDEILADYLTLAPYGGNLEGVRAASLAYFGEEPKRLSVAQAALLVSLPQSPEGRRPDRHPAAARSARGRVLERMKDAGVIVPREIALASAEPIPKVRRQLPALAAQASADAMRADPSARHLQLTIERSVQSKLEAVAHDAARRLGPKVSVAMILADAPTGDIIGEVGSADLFDVRRAGWIDMTDAERSPGSTLKPFIYGLAFEEGLIAQETTIEDRPADFGGYRPKNFDMSYQGNVSIRQALQMSLNVPAIRLLDAVGPLRLMARFRRAGVNPVLPRGEAPGLAIGLGGVGLKLKDLVQLYTAFPNGGHIAVLHDRPSHQPASATLMEPQAAWQVADILSGVRPPEGSRTTGIAYKTGTSYGYRDAWSIGFDGRHVLGVWVGRPDGGPVPGLTGYVSAAPILFDAFAKSGLAVTPLPRAPAGALRTARADLPVTLRDFTPPGELPPVHGIPEPPPRIIFPPEGAHVELGPADGDPATPLLLKLQGGRAPFRWLANGKPLPELARTRISRWMPDGDGYSTLTVIDAAGRAASVSVYVQ, from the coding sequence ATGACCCGCTCCCTCAAATACATTCTCTTCGCCCTATCCCTCGCCGTTCTCCTCTGCATCGGCGCATGGTTCGGTCTTGTCGCGCTCGACCGCGCCTACCCGCCGCCGCTTGCCGAAGCGGGGCTTGTCTCGACCGAGGTGGTCGACCGCAACGGCGATCTTCTTCGCGCCTTCGCCACACCCGAGGGCCGCTGGCGGCTGGCGACACATATCGAGGATGTCGATCCGAAGCTGATCAAAATGCTGATCGCTTATGAGGACCATCGTTTCTATTCGCATCACGGCGTCGACATCGCGGCGCTCTTCCGCGCTGCCGGGCAATGGGTTCTCAACGGCCACATCGTCTCGGGCGGCTCCACACTTTCCATGCAGTTGGCGAGGCTGATCGAACCGCGCGATGAGCGGTCCGTCTGGGCGAAGCTCGTCCAGATCGTCCGCGCCCTGCAGATCGAGCGGCGGCTGACCAAGGACGAGATCCTCGCCGACTACCTGACGCTGGCGCCTTATGGCGGCAATCTGGAAGGTGTGCGGGCCGCCTCGCTCGCCTATTTCGGCGAGGAGCCGAAAAGGCTTTCGGTGGCGCAGGCGGCGCTGCTTGTGTCGCTGCCGCAGTCGCCCGAGGGCCGCCGGCCCGACCGGCACCCCGCAGCGGCACGGTCCGCGCGGGGGCGCGTTCTTGAGCGGATGAAGGATGCCGGCGTCATTGTCCCACGCGAGATCGCGCTCGCTTCGGCCGAACCCATTCCGAAGGTGCGCCGCCAACTCCCGGCCCTTGCCGCGCAGGCCTCGGCCGATGCGATGCGCGCCGATCCGTCCGCGCGCCACCTTCAGCTCACAATCGAACGAAGCGTCCAGAGCAAACTGGAGGCAGTGGCTCACGACGCGGCCCGCCGGCTCGGACCGAAAGTCTCGGTTGCCATGATCCTCGCCGACGCACCGACCGGCGATATCATCGGCGAGGTCGGCTCGGCCGATCTCTTCGACGTGCGTCGGGCCGGCTGGATCGACATGACGGACGCCGAACGCTCGCCCGGCTCGACGCTGAAGCCCTTCATCTATGGACTTGCCTTCGAAGAGGGACTGATCGCGCAGGAAACGACAATCGAGGACCGGCCGGCGGATTTCGGCGGCTACCGCCCGAAGAATTTCGACATGAGCTACCAGGGTAATGTTTCGATCCGTCAGGCGCTACAGATGTCGCTCAACGTGCCGGCTATCCGCCTTCTCGATGCGGTCGGGCCGCTGAGGCTGATGGCGCGCTTCAGGCGAGCCGGCGTCAATCCGGTCCTTCCGCGCGGCGAGGCGCCCGGCCTAGCCATCGGCCTTGGCGGCGTCGGTCTGAAACTCAAGGATCTGGTTCAGCTTTACACCGCCTTCCCGAACGGGGGGCACATCGCCGTGCTGCACGACAGACCCTCGCACCAACCGGCTTCCGCGACGCTGATGGAGCCGCAGGCGGCCTGGCAGGTGGCCGACATCTTGTCGGGCGTGCGCCCGCCGGAAGGCTCGCGCACAACCGGCATCGCCTACAAGACCGGCACCAGTTACGGCTATCGCGACGCCTGGTCGATCGGTTTCGACGGCCGCCACGTGCTTGGTGTCTGGGTTGGCCGGCCGGACGGCGGGCCGGTGCCGGGCCTGACCGGCTATGTCTCGGCCGCGCCCATCCTCTTCGACGCCTTCGCCAAATCCGGTCTTGCCGTAACGCCGCTGCCACGCGCGCCGGCGGGTGCGCTGCGCACGGCGCGTGCCGACCTGCCGGTTACACTGCGCGATTTCACGCCGCCCGGCGAACTGCCGCCGGTGCACGGAATTCCTGAACCGCCGCCCCGGATTATCTTCCCGCCGGAAGGCGCGCATGTCGAACTCGGCCCGGCCGACGGCGACCCCGCCACACCGCTTCTCCTGAAGCTGCAGGGCGGCCGCGCGCCCTTCCGCTGGCTTGCAAACGGCAAGCCTCTGCCTGAACTGGCGCGTACACGGATCAGCCGCTGGATGCCCGACGGGGACGGCTATTCGACGCTGACCGTGATCGACGCGGCCGGGCGCGCGGCGAGCGTTTCCGTCTACGTCCAGTAG